A part of Saliniradius amylolyticus genomic DNA contains:
- the guaA gene encoding glutamine-hydrolyzing GMP synthase → MTTNIHQHRILILDFGSQYTQLIARRVREIGVYCELWAWDVTEEQIREFDPTGIILSGGPESVPEPGSPRAPQYVFKAGVPVLGICYGMQTMAAQLGGAVQGSDMREFGYAQVEVVEDSGLFHNIEDHVGDNGNALLDVWMSHGDKVSEIPKGFTTIARTNSCPFAAIADESRHFYGIQFHPEVTHTRQGQRMLEHFVLDVCQCEKLWTPATIIEDAVERIREQVGDDRVILGLSGGVDSSVTAMLLHRAIGDQLTCVFVDNGLLRLNEGQQVKEMFGDHFGLNIDYVDGVDRFMDALAGIDEPEAKRKTIGRVFVEVFDEESRKLPNVKWLAQGTIYPDVIESAGSKTGKAHVIKSHHNVGGLPEDMKMGLVEPLRELFKDEVRKIGLELGLPYDMLYRHPFPGPGLGVRVLGEVKKEYCDLLRRADAIFIEELHNADLYHKVSQAFAVFLPVRSVGVMGDARKYDWVVSLRAVETIDFMTAHWAQLPYDLLGKISNRIINEVDGISRVVYDISGKPPATIEWE, encoded by the coding sequence ATGACCACAAATATTCATCAACACCGCATCCTGATTCTGGATTTTGGCTCCCAATACACTCAATTGATCGCTCGTCGTGTGCGTGAAATCGGCGTTTATTGTGAGCTTTGGGCCTGGGATGTGACTGAAGAGCAGATCCGCGAATTCGATCCTACGGGGATCATTCTGTCCGGTGGTCCGGAGTCGGTACCGGAGCCTGGTTCACCTCGGGCTCCCCAGTACGTCTTTAAGGCTGGCGTGCCGGTATTGGGGATCTGCTATGGTATGCAGACCATGGCCGCGCAGTTGGGTGGCGCCGTTCAGGGCTCGGACATGCGAGAATTTGGTTATGCTCAGGTGGAGGTAGTGGAAGATTCCGGCCTGTTCCATAACATCGAAGATCATGTGGGCGACAACGGCAATGCGTTGCTGGACGTCTGGATGAGTCATGGTGATAAAGTCAGTGAGATCCCTAAAGGCTTTACTACCATCGCTCGTACCAACAGTTGTCCCTTTGCCGCGATTGCTGATGAGTCACGGCATTTCTACGGCATCCAGTTCCACCCTGAGGTGACCCACACCCGTCAGGGCCAGCGCATGCTGGAGCACTTTGTGCTGGACGTGTGTCAGTGCGAGAAGCTGTGGACACCAGCGACCATTATCGAAGACGCCGTCGAGCGGATTCGTGAACAGGTGGGCGACGATCGAGTGATTCTGGGTCTGTCCGGCGGGGTGGATTCATCGGTCACGGCCATGTTGCTGCACCGCGCCATTGGTGACCAACTTACCTGTGTGTTTGTGGACAACGGCCTGCTGCGCTTAAACGAAGGCCAGCAAGTAAAGGAAATGTTTGGCGATCATTTCGGTCTGAACATCGACTATGTGGATGGAGTGGACCGCTTTATGGATGCACTGGCCGGTATTGACGAGCCAGAAGCCAAACGTAAGACCATCGGTCGGGTGTTCGTGGAAGTTTTCGACGAAGAGTCCAGGAAGCTGCCCAATGTGAAATGGCTGGCTCAGGGCACCATTTATCCCGATGTGATCGAGTCGGCCGGCTCCAAGACCGGTAAGGCTCATGTGATTAAGTCGCACCATAACGTGGGTGGTCTGCCCGAAGATATGAAGATGGGTCTGGTAGAGCCGCTGCGTGAACTGTTTAAAGACGAAGTGCGTAAGATTGGTCTGGAGTTAGGCTTGCCTTATGACATGCTGTATCGACATCCGTTCCCGGGGCCGGGCTTAGGTGTACGGGTGCTGGGCGAGGTAAAGAAAGAGTATTGTGACCTGCTGCGCCGTGCCGATGCCATCTTTATCGAAGAGTTACATAACGCCGACCTCTACCACAAGGTCAGTCAGGCTTTTGCTGTCTTCCTGCCGGTACGTTCCGTAGGGGTAATGGGCGATGCCCGTAAGTATGACTGGGTGGTTTCCTTGCGAGCGGTCGAAACCATCGACTTTATGACGGCTCACTGGGCGCAGCTTCCCTATGATCTGCTGGGTAAGATTTCCAATCGTATTATCAATGAGGTCGACGGCATTTCCCGAGTGGTGTACGACATCTCCGGGAAGCCCCCTGCAACTATCGAATGGGAGTAA
- the mltF gene encoding membrane-bound lytic murein transglycosylase MltF: MSLTSDLKQRTLWLILALTLFLAGGCEPVQQRQQLGQVLEQDVLRVGTLYGLTTYYHGANGEQGFEYELVKGFADYLDVRLEVLPYYNLQTAFEQLEAGQLDLIAAGLSVTERRLKRVNFGPGYQSVTQKLVFKQGQERPRDPSDLSGNLIVVADSSHSETLQQLKKQYPELEWQETTEMDNEELLEAVMRGDYDYTVADSNILALMRRRYPGLSIGFTIHSTQPVAWALNQQGDDSLRGALLDYFGQLQDDGRLAALEDKYFGHVRQFNYVDTRLFIKAVENTLPDYRHWFEQYADDLDWRLLAALSYQESHWDPRAKSPTGVRGIMMLTLPTARDMNVRSRLDAEQNIRGGAQYLRELYRRIPARIEDPDRLWFTLAAYNVGLGHLEDARVLTERQGGNPDLWVDVKQRLPLLRQKKYYRTTRYGYARGDEAVTYVSNIRRYYDTLVWLDEQEVIPAARQGVEDRQISDSD; the protein is encoded by the coding sequence ATGTCTCTGACTTCTGACTTAAAGCAACGGACACTGTGGCTAATTCTGGCTTTAACCCTTTTTCTTGCTGGCGGTTGTGAACCGGTCCAGCAGCGCCAGCAACTTGGTCAGGTGCTGGAACAGGATGTATTACGAGTGGGCACCCTGTACGGATTAACCACCTATTATCACGGTGCCAACGGTGAACAGGGATTTGAATACGAGCTGGTCAAAGGCTTCGCTGATTATTTAGATGTACGACTCGAAGTACTGCCCTATTACAATCTGCAAACCGCATTTGAGCAGCTAGAAGCCGGTCAGTTGGATCTCATTGCCGCAGGTCTGAGTGTCACCGAACGGCGCCTCAAGCGGGTCAACTTTGGACCAGGCTACCAGAGCGTCACCCAAAAGCTGGTATTTAAACAGGGTCAAGAGCGCCCGCGAGACCCCAGCGACCTCAGTGGCAATCTGATTGTGGTGGCCGATAGCAGTCACTCAGAAACTCTGCAACAACTCAAAAAGCAGTATCCTGAATTGGAATGGCAGGAAACCACTGAGATGGATAACGAAGAACTGCTCGAAGCGGTCATGCGAGGTGACTATGACTACACCGTCGCAGACTCTAATATTCTCGCCCTGATGCGTCGCCGTTATCCCGGACTGTCCATCGGCTTTACCATACACTCAACCCAGCCGGTGGCCTGGGCCCTCAACCAGCAAGGCGATGATTCCCTGCGTGGCGCCCTGTTGGATTACTTCGGTCAATTGCAGGACGATGGTCGTCTGGCGGCACTGGAAGATAAATACTTCGGTCATGTGCGGCAGTTTAACTATGTGGACACCCGTTTATTTATTAAAGCTGTGGAGAACACCCTGCCTGACTATCGTCATTGGTTTGAGCAGTATGCCGACGATCTGGATTGGCGCTTACTGGCCGCGCTCAGCTATCAGGAGAGTCACTGGGATCCCAGAGCCAAAAGCCCCACAGGAGTTCGCGGTATCATGATGCTAACCCTTCCCACCGCCAGAGATATGAATGTTCGCTCCCGATTGGATGCCGAACAGAATATTCGAGGCGGTGCTCAGTATTTAAGGGAATTGTACCGGCGAATACCGGCCCGTATCGAGGACCCGGACCGGCTATGGTTTACTCTAGCCGCCTACAATGTTGGCCTGGGCCATCTGGAAGACGCCCGGGTGCTTACCGAGCGTCAGGGCGGCAACCCGGATCTATGGGTCGATGTTAAGCAGCGTCTGCCACTGCTACGGCAGAAAAAGTACTACCGCACCACCCGCTATGGGTACGCCCGTGGCGACGAAGCTGTCACTTACGTATCCAATATTCGCCGTTACTATGATACTCTGGTTTGGCTGGATGAGCAGGAAGTGATCCCAGCCGCTCGCCAAGGGGTAGAAGATCGCCAGATTAGCGATAGCGATTGA
- the purL gene encoding phosphoribosylformylglycinamidine synthase, translated as MLVLRGAPALSDFRTSKLLKQFASHDISVDTLYAEYVHFAHLNDDLSNDEHQVLKQLLVYGPEMTAHEPEGQLILVVPRAGTISPWSSKATDIAHNCSLDKVTRLERGIAYYIEGADNDDLDEIASLLHDRMTESVLGSLDSADVLFQTDTPKPLNSIDVLGKGKKALQEANISMGLALAADEIDYLVENFTKLGRNPHDIELYMFAQANSEHCRHKIFNADWIIDGEAQPKSLFKMIKNTYEVTPDYVTSAYKDNAAVMDGSFAGRFFPQGESREYDYKHEQIDILMKVETHNHPTAISPFPGAATGSGGEIRDEGATGRGAKPKAGLVGFSVSNLRIPGYEQPWEIDYGKPDHIVTALDIMIDGPLGGAAFNNEFGRPNILGYFRTFEQEVKTGAGNEVRGYHKPIMLAGGMGNIRSEHTQKGEIPVGAKLIVLGGPAMNIGLGGGAASSMASGQSNEDLDFASVQRDNPEIERRCQEVIDKCWQLGDKNPIQFIHDVGAGGLSNAFPELVDDGGRGGNFELREVPNDEPGMSPLEIWCNESQERYVMAVSPENLALFDQICRRERAPYAVVGEATEEAHLRVSDRHFGNDPVDIPLEVLLGKAPKMQRNVKSRKAKGQPLSLDMDAAEAAERIMQLPTVAEKTFLITIGDRSVTGLVNRDQMVGPWQVPVADVAVTAAGYDTYHGEAMAMGERTPVALLNYGASARMAVGEAITNIAAADIGDLKRIKLSANWMAAAGHPGEDAGLYEAVKAVGEELCPALGLTIPVGKDSMSMKTRWEDNGKDKSVTSPLSLVISAFGRVQDIRRTLTPQLRTDKGDSRLLLLDLGRGQNRMGASCLTQVYQQLGQETPDLDSPELLKGFFNAVQKLNQEGLLWAYHDRSDGGLFTTVAEMAFAGHCGADIDIQTLGEDAIAALFNEELGALLQVPADKLKAVTQVLEQQGLGGCYFDIGQPVTDDKLIVRHGEQVLVDNSRTHFRTLWAQTTYQMQSLRDNPGCAQQELDAKADNQDPGLSAKLTFDLNDDVAAPYIVKGEKPKVAILREQGVNSHVEMAAAFSRAGFAAIDVHMSDVLSGQIDFDQFQGLVACGGFSYGDVLGAGEGWAKSILFNGQARDQFQRFFHRDNTFSLGVCNGCQMMSNLKSLIPGAEHWPHFVTNRSERFEARFSLVEVPESPSVLLKGMAGSQMPVAVSHGEGRAEFKAATPQQVLEEQLVSLRYVDNYGQVTEQYPANPNGSPQGITGLTSKDGRSTIMMPHPERVFRTVANSWHPDDWQEDSPWMRLFRNARVFVE; from the coding sequence ATGTTAGTCCTACGCGGTGCACCTGCTCTGTCCGATTTTCGAACCTCTAAGTTGCTGAAACAATTTGCCAGCCATGATATTTCGGTGGACACCCTCTATGCCGAATACGTGCATTTTGCCCACTTGAATGACGATCTGAGCAATGATGAACATCAGGTGCTAAAACAACTGCTAGTCTACGGACCTGAGATGACCGCCCATGAACCTGAAGGCCAGTTAATTTTGGTGGTCCCACGCGCCGGAACCATCTCGCCGTGGAGTTCTAAGGCCACCGATATCGCCCACAACTGCAGTCTGGATAAGGTCACCCGTTTAGAGCGAGGCATCGCCTACTATATTGAAGGTGCCGATAACGACGATCTGGACGAGATCGCTTCGTTGCTGCATGACCGCATGACAGAATCGGTGCTCGGCAGCCTCGACAGTGCCGATGTGCTGTTTCAGACCGATACTCCGAAACCCCTCAACAGCATCGACGTATTAGGTAAAGGGAAAAAAGCCCTGCAGGAAGCTAACATCAGCATGGGGCTCGCTCTGGCCGCCGATGAGATTGACTACTTGGTAGAGAACTTCACTAAGTTAGGCCGCAATCCCCACGATATTGAGTTGTATATGTTCGCGCAGGCCAACTCCGAACATTGCCGCCACAAGATTTTTAATGCCGACTGGATCATCGACGGCGAGGCACAGCCAAAGTCGCTGTTCAAGATGATCAAAAATACCTACGAAGTCACCCCGGATTATGTAACCTCGGCCTATAAAGATAACGCGGCCGTAATGGACGGCTCTTTTGCCGGTCGTTTCTTCCCTCAAGGTGAATCGCGGGAATACGATTACAAACATGAGCAGATCGACATTCTGATGAAGGTGGAAACCCATAACCACCCAACTGCCATTTCTCCTTTCCCTGGCGCAGCCACCGGTTCTGGCGGTGAGATCCGCGACGAAGGGGCCACCGGTCGTGGGGCCAAACCCAAGGCTGGTTTAGTTGGCTTCTCCGTATCCAACCTGCGCATTCCGGGCTACGAGCAACCCTGGGAAATTGACTATGGCAAGCCGGACCATATCGTCACCGCACTGGATATCATGATCGACGGCCCTCTGGGTGGCGCAGCCTTTAACAACGAATTTGGCCGCCCCAATATCCTGGGTTATTTCCGTACCTTTGAGCAGGAAGTAAAAACCGGCGCTGGTAACGAGGTGCGCGGCTATCACAAGCCCATTATGCTGGCGGGGGGCATGGGTAACATTCGTTCCGAGCACACTCAGAAAGGCGAGATTCCTGTGGGCGCCAAGCTGATCGTGCTAGGCGGCCCGGCCATGAATATCGGCCTGGGCGGCGGCGCTGCTTCGTCCATGGCCTCCGGTCAGTCCAACGAAGACCTGGATTTTGCCTCGGTGCAACGTGACAACCCGGAGATTGAGCGCCGCTGTCAGGAAGTGATCGACAAATGCTGGCAGCTGGGCGACAAAAACCCGATTCAGTTTATCCATGATGTGGGTGCCGGTGGTTTGTCCAACGCCTTCCCGGAGCTGGTTGACGACGGCGGTCGTGGCGGTAACTTCGAGTTGCGCGAAGTACCTAACGATGAACCCGGTATGTCGCCGCTGGAGATTTGGTGTAACGAATCTCAGGAACGTTATGTCATGGCCGTAAGTCCTGAAAATCTGGCGCTGTTTGATCAGATTTGTCGCCGTGAGCGCGCACCCTATGCAGTCGTCGGGGAAGCTACCGAAGAGGCACACCTGAGAGTCAGCGACCGACACTTTGGCAATGACCCTGTTGATATTCCGCTGGAGGTGCTGCTCGGTAAGGCTCCCAAGATGCAGCGCAATGTCAAATCCCGTAAGGCGAAAGGCCAGCCACTGTCGCTGGATATGGATGCAGCCGAAGCTGCCGAACGTATCATGCAATTGCCCACCGTAGCGGAGAAAACCTTCCTGATCACCATCGGTGACCGCTCGGTAACCGGCTTGGTTAACCGCGATCAGATGGTTGGCCCCTGGCAGGTGCCGGTAGCCGATGTAGCGGTGACCGCCGCCGGTTACGACACCTACCATGGCGAAGCGATGGCCATGGGTGAACGCACGCCAGTGGCCTTGCTGAACTATGGCGCGTCTGCCCGCATGGCGGTGGGCGAGGCGATCACCAATATTGCCGCCGCCGATATCGGCGACCTTAAACGCATTAAGCTGTCTGCCAACTGGATGGCCGCCGCCGGTCACCCTGGCGAAGATGCTGGCTTGTACGAGGCAGTGAAGGCTGTAGGCGAAGAGCTGTGCCCGGCACTGGGCCTGACTATCCCGGTGGGTAAAGACTCCATGTCCATGAAAACCCGCTGGGAGGATAATGGCAAAGACAAGTCGGTCACCTCACCATTATCGCTGGTTATTTCCGCCTTTGGCCGGGTGCAGGATATTCGTCGCACCCTTACGCCTCAGCTGAGAACCGATAAAGGTGACAGTCGTCTGTTGTTGCTTGATCTGGGCCGGGGTCAAAACCGCATGGGTGCCTCCTGTCTGACACAGGTTTATCAGCAGTTGGGCCAGGAGACACCGGATCTGGACAGCCCCGAATTACTCAAAGGCTTCTTTAACGCCGTTCAGAAATTGAATCAGGAGGGCCTGCTGTGGGCCTACCATGACCGCTCCGATGGTGGCTTATTCACCACAGTGGCGGAAATGGCCTTCGCCGGTCACTGCGGTGCTGACATCGACATTCAGACACTGGGCGAGGACGCCATCGCGGCCCTGTTTAACGAAGAATTAGGCGCGCTGCTTCAGGTGCCAGCCGATAAACTCAAAGCCGTGACGCAGGTACTGGAGCAACAGGGCTTAGGGGGCTGTTACTTCGATATAGGTCAACCAGTCACCGATGACAAGCTTATCGTTCGCCACGGCGAGCAGGTACTGGTAGACAACAGCCGTACCCATTTCCGCACTCTGTGGGCGCAAACCACCTATCAGATGCAGTCGCTAAGGGATAACCCGGGGTGCGCTCAGCAGGAACTGGATGCCAAGGCCGACAACCAGGATCCGGGCTTAAGCGCCAAGCTCACCTTCGATCTGAACGACGATGTGGCCGCGCCCTATATCGTCAAGGGTGAGAAGCCTAAGGTGGCTATTCTGCGTGAGCAGGGTGTTAACTCCCATGTGGAAATGGCCGCCGCCTTCAGCCGCGCCGGTTTTGCGGCTATCGACGTGCACATGAGTGACGTCCTGAGCGGTCAAATCGACTTTGACCAGTTCCAGGGCCTCGTGGCCTGTGGCGGCTTCTCCTACGGTGACGTATTGGGCGCTGGTGAGGGTTGGGCCAAGTCCATCCTGTTTAACGGTCAGGCCAGAGATCAGTTCCAACGCTTCTTCCACCGCGACAATACCTTCTCTTTGGGGGTGTGTAACGGCTGTCAGATGATGTCGAACTTAAAATCCCTGATCCCCGGCGCCGAACACTGGCCACACTTTGTCACCAACCGCTCTGAGCGCTTCGAGGCACGCTTCTCACTGGTGGAAGTACCCGAATCACCCTCGGTGCTGCTTAAAGGAATGGCGGGCTCACAGATGCCGGTAGCAGTGTCTCACGGAGAGGGTCGCGCCGAATTTAAAGCGGCCACTCCACAGCAAGTCCTGGAGGAACAACTTGTGTCCCTGCGTTACGTGGACAATTACGGACAAGTCACGGAGCAATATCCGGCCAACCCCAATGGCTCGCCTCAAGGCATTACCGGATTGACCAGTAAAGACGGTCGCTCCACCATTATGATGCCGCATCCAGAAAGGGTGTTCCGCACCGTGGCTAACTCCTGGCACCCGGATGACTGGCAGGAAGACAGCCCATGGATGCGTTTATTCCGCAACGCTCGGGTGTTTGTGGAATAA
- a CDS encoding class I SAM-dependent methyltransferase: MKIPWKLKSQIFLVVEQLKAYRLLYLLQKYLTGRSRIALDTVAEWRKQLSELKEQNVGGIMFEFGAGKNLGQNLLLSPLFEQQYVVDLNPMLDFDLVNRTGLALAEVQPEFRYDSVHDKAQLNKRYGINYQAPYDARHTHFKDNSVDVCVSTNTLEHIPRQDIEAIFTEVYRILKFGGVVSAIIDYSDHYAHTDPSIGLLNFLQYSDEQWQRHNPGCHYQNRLRHYDFEVLFQSVGFEVVKNEPSYAEPHPPEYIAPCFNTQAPSLTATQGYFLLRKPDTNQAQPD; this comes from the coding sequence ATGAAAATTCCATGGAAATTAAAGTCTCAGATCTTTTTAGTTGTGGAGCAGTTAAAAGCTTACCGGCTGCTGTACCTGCTGCAGAAATATCTCACTGGCCGCTCACGCATTGCACTGGATACAGTGGCCGAATGGCGTAAGCAACTTAGCGAGCTGAAGGAGCAGAACGTCGGCGGTATTATGTTTGAGTTTGGTGCGGGTAAGAATCTGGGACAAAACCTGCTTCTTTCGCCACTGTTTGAACAGCAATATGTGGTGGATTTGAATCCGATGTTGGATTTTGATTTAGTGAACCGCACCGGATTGGCGCTGGCTGAGGTTCAGCCGGAATTTCGTTATGACAGCGTGCATGACAAGGCACAGCTCAACAAACGCTACGGGATCAATTACCAGGCCCCCTATGATGCCCGGCATACCCACTTTAAAGACAACAGTGTGGATGTGTGTGTGTCCACCAACACCTTAGAGCACATTCCGCGTCAGGATATTGAGGCCATTTTTACCGAAGTATACCGAATTCTAAAGTTCGGCGGTGTGGTTTCCGCCATCATCGACTACTCCGATCATTATGCACATACCGACCCCAGCATCGGCTTGCTGAACTTTTTACAATATTCAGATGAACAGTGGCAGCGCCATAACCCCGGTTGTCATTATCAGAATCGGTTACGCCATTACGATTTCGAAGTCTTGTTTCAGTCTGTGGGGTTTGAGGTTGTCAAAAATGAGCCCAGTTATGCTGAACCCCATCCGCCGGAATATATCGCTCCGTGTTTCAATACACAAGCACCGAGCCTGACGGCGACCCAAGGCTATTTTCTGTTGCGCAAGCCCGATACGAATCAGGCTCAACCCGACTAA
- the oadA gene encoding sodium-extruding oxaloacetate decarboxylase subunit alpha, whose translation MSNPLKLTDVVLRDGHQSLLATRMRLDDMLPIAEKLDQIGYWSLESWGGATFDSCIRYLGEDPWDRIRELKKAMPNTRQQMLLRGQNLLGYRHYADDVVRKFVERAHTNGVDVFRIFDAMNDMRNLQTAIKAAVDSGAHAQGTISYTVSPVHSTELWVNMARELEDMGVHSICIKDMAGLLKPYDCEELVTQLKDAVAVPITMQCHATTGLSTATYQKAIDAGIDMLDTSISSMSMTYGHSATETLVAMVEGTERDTGLDLVKLEEIAAYFREVRKKYARFEGSLKGVDSRILVAQVPGGMLTNMENQLREQGAEDKLDDVLQEIPAVRKDLGYIPLVTPTSQIVGSQAVLNVLTGERYKSITKETAAVLKGEYGATAGEVNKELQQRVLEGAEPVTCRPADLIDDELDSLQQELDGVAEEKGIQLAKDKIDDVLTYALFPQVGLKFLQNRGNADAFEPVPTAEGTSASPAPSAKEAKTSGTQGAASYSVRVDGKVYQVEVAEGGELESITPSGGDDAEPVPQSTSVQGAETLNAPLAGNVIKLKVSTGQQVQKGDVVMIMEAMKMETEVRAAHNGTVAEILVKEGDAVQSGQPLLTVG comes from the coding sequence ATGTCTAACCCACTCAAGTTAACTGACGTTGTTCTCAGGGATGGTCATCAGTCTTTGCTGGCGACCCGTATGCGCCTCGACGATATGCTGCCCATTGCTGAAAAGCTGGATCAGATCGGCTATTGGTCTTTGGAGTCCTGGGGCGGGGCGACCTTTGACTCCTGTATTCGTTACCTGGGAGAAGATCCCTGGGATCGGATTCGCGAATTGAAAAAAGCCATGCCCAATACCCGCCAGCAGATGTTACTCAGAGGTCAGAACTTGCTGGGCTACCGCCATTATGCCGATGATGTTGTACGTAAGTTTGTCGAGCGGGCGCATACCAATGGAGTGGATGTCTTTCGTATTTTCGATGCAATGAACGATATGCGCAATCTACAGACCGCCATCAAGGCGGCGGTGGATAGCGGTGCCCATGCCCAGGGCACTATTTCTTACACCGTCAGTCCGGTTCATTCGACAGAACTGTGGGTCAATATGGCCCGTGAACTCGAAGACATGGGCGTTCACTCTATCTGCATCAAGGATATGGCGGGCCTGCTTAAACCCTATGATTGCGAGGAGCTGGTCACTCAGCTTAAAGACGCAGTTGCAGTGCCCATTACCATGCAGTGTCATGCGACTACCGGACTGAGCACGGCGACCTATCAGAAGGCCATCGATGCGGGTATTGATATGCTGGATACCTCCATTTCTTCCATGAGTATGACTTATGGTCACTCCGCTACCGAAACTTTGGTGGCTATGGTGGAAGGCACCGAGCGTGATACCGGTTTGGATCTGGTCAAACTGGAAGAGATCGCGGCTTACTTCCGCGAAGTGCGTAAGAAATACGCCCGCTTCGAGGGCAGCCTCAAAGGGGTAGATTCTCGTATTCTGGTAGCCCAGGTGCCCGGCGGTATGCTGACCAATATGGAAAACCAGCTACGTGAGCAAGGCGCAGAAGACAAGTTGGATGATGTGTTGCAAGAGATCCCCGCGGTGCGCAAGGATCTGGGCTACATTCCACTGGTGACGCCCACCTCACAGATCGTCGGTAGCCAGGCGGTGTTGAACGTATTGACTGGCGAACGTTATAAGAGCATCACTAAGGAAACGGCAGCCGTACTCAAAGGTGAGTATGGTGCGACTGCCGGTGAAGTGAATAAAGAGTTACAACAGCGAGTATTGGAAGGCGCTGAGCCAGTAACCTGTCGTCCGGCCGATCTGATTGACGATGAGCTGGACAGTCTGCAACAAGAGCTAGATGGAGTGGCCGAAGAGAAGGGCATTCAACTGGCCAAGGACAAGATTGATGATGTGCTGACCTACGCACTCTTCCCTCAAGTCGGCCTTAAATTCCTGCAAAACCGGGGCAATGCCGATGCCTTTGAGCCCGTACCTACGGCCGAAGGCACTTCTGCCAGTCCGGCGCCGTCGGCTAAAGAAGCGAAAACCAGCGGTACTCAGGGCGCAGCCAGTTACTCGGTCCGTGTGGACGGTAAGGTTTATCAGGTTGAAGTGGCCGAAGGTGGCGAACTGGAAAGCATCACTCCCAGTGGTGGAGACGATGCGGAACCCGTGCCTCAGAGCACGTCAGTGCAGGGTGCTGAAACCCTGAATGCGCCTCTGGCGGGCAATGTGATCAAACTTAAGGTCTCTACTGGCCAGCAAGTGCAAAAAGGCGATGTGGTCATGATCATGGAAGCTATGAAAATGGAAACAGAAGTACGCGCTGC
- the smrA gene encoding DNA endonuclease SmrA, whose amino-acid sequence MKSHDQSNAFSEAMSDVTPLKQDDKVWPSSGDKDSLAKRLKREALERQQQEDANYLRVEAVDPIDPYDFICFKKDGVQEGVYKNLRTGKYPIDTVINLRQQSYDKARQALFEQLRLAHERGIRTLLVHHGLGLQAKPFPGVLKSYVNQWLRQMPEVIAFHTALKAHGGQGATYVLLQKNTVQKQTNRERHAKR is encoded by the coding sequence ATGAAGTCGCACGATCAGTCTAATGCGTTTTCCGAAGCCATGAGTGATGTCACGCCACTTAAGCAGGATGACAAGGTATGGCCATCGTCAGGTGATAAAGACTCTCTGGCTAAGCGTCTTAAGCGGGAGGCACTGGAGCGGCAACAGCAGGAAGATGCTAACTATCTGCGTGTGGAAGCAGTGGACCCCATCGACCCCTATGATTTTATTTGCTTCAAAAAAGACGGGGTACAGGAAGGGGTGTATAAGAATCTGCGTACCGGGAAGTACCCCATCGATACGGTGATCAATCTGCGCCAGCAATCCTATGATAAGGCACGACAGGCTCTGTTTGAGCAACTCAGGTTAGCTCATGAACGCGGCATCCGGACCCTGCTGGTTCATCACGGCCTGGGACTGCAGGCCAAGCCTTTTCCCGGAGTGTTAAAGAGTTATGTGAATCAGTGGCTGCGCCAAATGCCGGAAGTGATCGCTTTCCATACGGCGCTAAAAGCCCATGGCGGCCAGGGAGCCACCTATGTGCTACTGCAGAAAAATACGGTGCAGAAGCAGACTAATCGGGAACGACACGCCAAGCGCTAA
- a CDS encoding OadG family protein, giving the protein MNSEVSALLADAGMLMLTGMSVVFIFLVLVIGAIHLIGVVHRLLPATESDEAPAMRSPAQSATTGKPSQAVIAAISAAIHQHRNKS; this is encoded by the coding sequence ATGAATTCAGAGGTTTCTGCGCTACTGGCCGATGCGGGCATGTTGATGCTAACCGGAATGTCGGTGGTGTTTATTTTTCTGGTGCTGGTGATCGGCGCCATCCATCTTATTGGTGTTGTCCATCGGTTATTACCTGCCACCGAAAGCGATGAGGCACCGGCAATGCGCAGTCCGGCGCAATCGGCCACCACCGGCAAACCCTCCCAGGCTGTGATTGCGGCGATCAGCGCCGCGATCCACCAACATCGAAATAAATCATAA
- the tadA gene encoding tRNA adenosine(34) deaminase TadA, which produces MAHDKWMARALTLAEQAAEQGEVPVGAVLVRDNQVLGEGFNQSITLSDPSAHAEMQAIRQAGKTVKNYRFPGATLYVTLEPCPMCAGLLVHSRIEQLVFGASDPRTGACGSVMDLAQHPALNHRYQVVSGVMEQECGEILKRFFRLRREQQKARKSC; this is translated from the coding sequence ATGGCCCATGACAAATGGATGGCGCGCGCTTTGACGCTGGCCGAACAGGCGGCCGAGCAAGGTGAAGTGCCGGTTGGTGCCGTGCTGGTGCGAGACAATCAGGTGCTGGGTGAAGGCTTTAATCAGTCCATCACCCTCAGCGACCCGTCCGCCCACGCCGAGATGCAAGCGATTCGTCAGGCAGGAAAAACGGTGAAAAATTACCGCTTTCCAGGCGCTACTCTGTATGTGACGCTGGAGCCTTGTCCCATGTGCGCGGGACTCTTGGTACACAGCCGTATCGAACAGCTGGTGTTTGGTGCCAGCGACCCTAGAACCGGCGCCTGTGGTTCGGTGATGGATCTGGCGCAGCACCCAGCTCTAAATCATCGCTATCAGGTAGTGTCAGGAGTGATGGAACAAGAGTGCGGGGAGATTTTAAAACGGTTTTTTAGGTTGCGGCGGGAGCAGCAAAAAGCCCGGAAGTCCTGCTAG